Genomic DNA from Carnobacterium divergens DSM 20623:
ATTAAATCTTTTTTTGCCAATAAAACTTCTGTATTCTCTACGTGGTTGATTGCTTCTGCTTTTAACAATTCTAAATCTCCCGTTTGAGGCAAATGTGTCAAGACTAGTTTAGAGACTTTTGCTTCTTTAGCAATACGAGCCACTTCGACTGAAGTCATATGCACTCGGTGATTTTCCATTCCTTCAAAGAAATTCGTATCCGCCAATAATACATCTGCTCCCTTAGAAAAAGGAATAAAATCTGCTAAATAACCTGAATCTGCTGTATAAACCAAAACTTTTCCAGTCTTCACTTCTTCAATTCGCATTGCAAAACAAGGAACCGGGTGCAGAGTTCTCATAAAGGTAATCTCAAATGGCCCAACATACGTTTTATGATGTTCTTCATAGGCAATGCCTTCTGAAACTCGCTCTAAAGTTAAGGCACTAAATCCTTGAGCATTTTCAGTATGAGCATAAATCGGTAAAATAGGTGCTCGATCTTCTCCATGATTTTTACGTTTCAGTTGTCTTAAAAATTGCAATACACCGATATCTGCAATATGGTCATGATGATAATGAGATAAAATCACCGCATCTAATTCCAAAGGATCAATATGCTGTTCCAAGGCAATCAAGGAGGCACTTCCAGCATCTACTAATAAATGATACCCCTCAGACTCAACTAGATAAGCACTTGTTCCTTCGTTTTTGAAGGGATAGCCGCCCCAAAATCCTAAAACTGTTACTTTCATATTTATTATCTCCTTTCAAACTCTTCATAATTACCATACACCACACCTCTTAAAAGATAAATGAAAATGACTTTTTTTATTAAAAAGAACGATCTTTCTTTTCATATTTAAATTAAAAATTCCAAATTAAATACAATTTTGTTTTTTCATAAATGCAATCACGCTCTCACTTATCCCATTCGCTTGCTCAACACATTGATTAATACCAAAGCCACCAAAACCATTACCCCCAATGTAGATACCAGGAAAATCCTTTTCCAATAATTGGATGACTTTGGCTTTCCTTTCATCATGTTGTGTCGTATATTGAGGAATCGCATTCGGCCATCTAGAAACCACATGATAATTTGGTGGGGTCTCAATTCCAAGTATTTTCTGTAAATCTTCTAAAATATATTTTTCGACTTCTTGATTGCTTAGTGAAACCAGTGAGTCTTCCCCGCGTCGTCCAAAATTAACACCCACAAGCGTTTCTTCTGTTGGATTTAGCACTGGCCATTTTTTATCCAATAAGACCGCTGACGTTATGTGAGAGGCATCTCTGCGTGGGGTAACAAAACCAAAACCAGAGGGTTGATTTTTAATAGCTCCCTTTGGAAAACTCAATAAAATAAATCCAATTGATGCTGTCACAATCTCATTGAAAAATTCTGTTAGCTCCGTATTTTTAAAAAGGTGGCGGTATTCAGTTGCAGTAGTTGCTACAATAATCGCCCCAACCCGCATCTGTTCTTTTCTATTAATATCTAAAATATATGTTCCACCAACACTTTTTTTAATTTCAAATACTTTTTTGCTAAATTGAATGTGACATTTTAATCGTTCTTCAAGATTTTCTGTTAACACTGACAATCCATTGTCAAATGTTGCATAATTGCCATCACCATCTAAAAGTTCAGGATGCTTAGCCAGTCCTTTTGATAAACTACGGTATTTTTGGTGAATTTTATAGATGGATTCATTTGAACTAATAATTCCCATTTCATCTAAATCACCTGCATAAATTTTAGAAAAAAAGGGTTCTACAACATGTTCAACTTGCTCTTCTCCTAATCTTTTTCTTAAAAATGTACTAACTGAAACATCTTGTTCTAATGTTATTTTGGGTTGAAAAAAGTCCTTGTAACTTGCAACCTTTCCATGAAACGTTAAAATATGGTTTTTCCAAATATCTTGTCTTCTAATTGGAATGCCTTTATAAGTTGGGTAGTCTAAGCAATGTAACTGATTGTAAAAATAGACATCTGGCTTATTTCCTTGACTAAAAATCAACCAATTTTCAATCCCCAACTCTTTAATTAAATTCAGTGCATCAGGGTACCGAACATCAATGGATTCTGCTCCCGTATCGATGTAACGGTCTTTTACTTTAATAGTATGTATTTTTCCGCCGATTCTTGTTGAACCTTCTAATAAAATCAGTTCAAATGGTAAGTTGTATTTTTGAATTTCTTGTTCAATTCGGTATGCTGCTGTTAACCCTGTGATTCCCCCACCGATAATTGCAATTCTTTTTTTAGCTCTCTCCATTTTCGCCCAACCTCCATTATGCTTCCAAAGTACCTTTATTTTACTTGTTTTCAGTGAAAAAGGAAACCATCTTTAAGTACTTTTTTACATATAATTAAAGTGCTTATTTTTATAATTTTTATTAATATTATTTCTCTTGCATTTCTAGCAGATTTCAATACACTTCTTTCACAAAGCAGTGTATACTTAGAGATGTAATCACAACTGACTATTATGGAGGTAAATTATGAGTATGTATGTTTATACCACAACCGGTACACATCCCTATCTAAGAACGTATCTACACGACCATCCTGAACGTACGATGACACTAATGCAACGTGCAGATTCTTCAGGTACTTATTTACTAATGGATGAAAGTAATGGCAATTCTATCTTTAATGCACCTTTTGGTTATATTAATCGCTATCAATATCAAGAAAAGCCCCCAATTGGAATGGCTGTCCTACAGCATATTGGGTTATTACCAGAAGATGAAAAAAGCTTTTTGTTGCAATTTGATAAATTAAAAGCCACTTTAACTAACCACCCAGAATTAGATTGTTTGTATTTATTAAAATCAGAGCGTAAAATGGCGTATTTGATTATGACTTTTTGGCAATCTACTGATGATTTTCATAAGTTTGAAAAATCGATTGATTTTCAACCGTTGCTTCCTTATGTAGCCGATCATCAAAGTCAATCTTCTGAAATAACCTATGCAGATGTATTTTACATTAGATAATTTAGTTTAAAATCGACACGCAATTATTTATAAAAAGCCTTAAGCAAAAATAATGCTTAAGGCTTCTTTTTATCTACTTGTTTAACTCACTTTTTGCTACAACATAAAATTCTGTAATTGCTACTTGATTATATGGGAATACCCAAAGTAATGGAATAAATAATCCTACCATACTAATCAAATACCATCCGATAAATGATAATTGTAAAACAAACAACGACCAAATTTTACCTTTAAGCAACTGATTTACATATTTGAATAAATCACCAAAACCTAATTGCGGAAAATCGTAACGAGCTTGGACTGCTATTTGGAAATACGCTCCAATAATTAGTGAGAAACCTAAAGCAATCAGCGTCAAAATAGTAGTTAATCCAAGTAAAGCTCCAATACCACCTGTAGCTACAGCATCTTGTGACATTGAAACGCCTGTTCCACTCGTAAATACCAAGGCAATCACTGCACCAATCCCTACAACGCTAATTGCTGGAATAAAGATAATAAAACTAATAATAAAACTAACTACTTTAGAAACGATATTAATCAATAGCATCGGTACATAACGACCTTCGCTAAAAACATTGAACAACATGGATACTTCTGCTTTTTCTCCTCGAACTGTTCTGAGGGCTGCAATATATAACCCATAAGAAAATGCAAAGGTTAGGAATATTCCAGATAACCAAATAATGGTTGAATTGTCATGGAAAAGAGCTCCTAAAATGGCTGTAATAAAATAATTGATTAAACCTGATAACAATGTTAAGAGAGCAAAGGTACCCCATTGACCTTTAAGCGTTGTTCTTGCTGCTTTTCGAAAATCAGCACTTGTCATTTTCATCATCCTTTCTTTTTAAGAACCAAATTTAATTTTCTTAACTGTTTCACTGTCCAAGCGTTTAATGACTTCTGTCATTAGTTTCACTGTATTTAAATAATCGTCTTCATGAATAACTGAAGTATGAGAATGTAAATAGCGTGTTGCCACTGTAATCGCTAAGGCTGGAATCCCATTTTTACTCACATGTTGACTTCCTGCATCTGTTCCCCCACCAGCAATCACTGTATATTGGAAAGGAATTTCTAATTCTTCAGCTACACCTACGACAAAATCACGTAAACCTTTATGAGCGACCATTGACGCATCGTAAATAATAATTTGTGGCCCTTTACCTAATTTAGAATCCGCTTCTTTAGATGTCATTCCAGGAGTGTCTCCGGCTGTTCCAGTATCTAATGCAAAAGCAATATCTGGATCAACCATATGAGTAGCCGTTTTTGCACCACGCAAACCAACTTCTTCTTGAACATTTCCTGCTCCAAAAGCAATATTTGGATGTGATGATGCTTTTAAGTTTTCTAAAATTCTTAGTGTCACTGCTAAACCAATTCGATTATCCCAAGCTTTTGCTAATAAAAACTTAGAGTCATTCAAACGTTTAAATTCGATGTAAGGTGTGACCATGTCTCCTGGTTTAACTCCCCAGTTCAGAACTTCTTCTTTACTTGTTGCACCGATATCAATAAACATATCGGCAATCTCATAAGCTTTATTGCGTACTTCAGCAGTTAGCACATGGGGTGGTTTACAACCAATTACGCCATGTATTGTTTTATTTTTGCCAGTTGTAATTTCAACTTGTTGCGCTAACATTACTTGCGACCACCAACCACCTAAGGTTTGAAACTTAAGGAAGCCTTCTTCAGTTATTCCTGTAACCATAAAACCAACTTCATCTAGGTGACCTGCAAATAGTATTTTCGGGCCAGATGCATCTCCGACTTTTTTAGCAATCACACTACCTAAACCGTCAAAGTTAATTTTATCAGCATATTTTTCAGCATAATTAACGAAAACATTACGAACGGCTCCTTCATTTCCTGGAACCCCTTTTGCATCTGTTAAATCTTTTAATAATTGCAATTCCTTTTCTTCCATTTTAAAAGACCTCCTTTCAATTCTAAGCTTTATTATATCACTTTTTATGAAAAAACTAAAACCATTCCTTTTTATAACAACATGAATTTTATAGCTAAAAAAAACTTGTACCCGTTAACGAGTACAAGTTTTTCCTCACAATTAATGGCTTGTTACATAAGCCCATTTGTATGAATATTCAGGACCTACTAATTGCATTCCCACATCTTTAACAAATGGTTTTTCTAAAACTGCATTGTAACGTTGATAGATAGGCCCAATTCCGGCTGTTTTCAACAGTTCTTTTTCAGCTTCGCGCATTTCATCCCAACGTTTTTCTGGGTCAGAAAGGCTCGTTGTTTTAACATTTTCCAACAATTCGTCGTACTTCGCATTTGAGAAATTTGAACGGTTATTGCTGTTATCTGTTGTAAATAAATCTAAGAAGCTAACAGGATCAGAGAAATCAGCACTCCAACCAGCTACTTGAATATCATAGTCCATTTTATTATTTAAATCGATACGAACTTTAAATGGAACATTTTTCAATTTCACTGTTAAGCCTGGTAAGTTTTCTTCTAATTGACCTTGCATAAACTCTAATGAACGTTTTGCATTTTCAGTATCGTCAGAAAGTAATTCTAACTCAACCTTATCAACTCCAAGTTCTTTCAAGCCTTTTTTCCATGCAGCGGCTGCTTCTTTTTTATTGTATTTCAATATGTTGCCATTTTCTTTACGGAAGTCTTTACCGTTTTTAGGATCTTTTGCTAAACCTTCTGGAACAAAACCATCAGCTGGAATTGAACCATTTTTTAAGATAGTATCTGAATAAGATTGTTTATCAAATGCCATTGAAATAGCTTTACGGATATTTTCATTGGCTAATGGAGTATCACTACCATTACGTTTTTGATTGTATTTAAAGTAGAACACAGATGAAGTTGGAATGTTTTTCAAATCAGGATCGCCTTCTTTAGTTTGAACATACTCCCCTGTTAATTTCATCATATCGATATCATCTGAATCATATAAATTCAACGCAGTTGACATTTCTTTTACGACGTCTACTTTGATCGTATCTAGTTTCACTTCTTTTTTATCCCAATAAGTGTCGTTCTTTTTGTAAACCCAGCTTAAACCAGTTCCGTCCCATTCGGTTAATTGGAAAGGCCCATTATAAACTAATTTTTCACTGTTTTTAGCAAATGAATCGCCTTGCTCAGTCACATATTTCTCATTTTGTGGCATAAACATGGTTAAACATAATAAATCTTTAAAGTAAGGAACTTCTGCTGCTAATTTTACTTCAAAGGTTTTATCATCAAGCGCTTTGACACCTAAATCTGTTGCTGGTTTTTCACCTTTTGTAATTTCAGTAGCATTTTCAACAATTCCTGACATCATGTAAGAAAATTGTGCTGCTGTATTAGGATCTACTACACGTCTCCATGCAAACACAAAATCATTTGCTGTTACAGGATCGCCATTTGACCAATTTGCATCGTCTCTGATTTTAAAGGTATAGGTTAAACCATCTTCGCTAATTTGTGGTTCTTCTTTTGCCATTCCTAAAACAATGTTATTTTTCAAATCTTTACGATAAAGTCCTTCAAACACATTGTTCATAACGGTTGAACCTACCGCATCTGTGTTCATTACAGAATCCATTGTTGGAATTTCTGCTGTTTCAATTAAATTTAATTCTTGTTTTTTTGCCATCTTGCCGCTATCGTTTGATGCGTTATCACTTTTATCAGAACTTCCTCCACCACATGCTGCCAAAATGACAGTTGAAGCTAGAGCAACTCCTAAAATCCCCATTACTTTACCTTTTTTCATTTCTAGACCTCCAATTTCAACCTTATTAAGTTAAGATTAAATTTTTATAAGCTAACAAAACCGATTTTATCATCTTATTATAAGGCTAGCAATTGTTACATGCTTGTTTCTAATTAAGCTCTCATCCCTGTTAATCAAACCTTAATTAATGAAGAATGTAATGTTTGAAAATCAAAAAAAAGCAAGTGAGATTGAATTCTCACTTGCTTCTTAGATTTCTTAATGACTTTCAACGTATGCCCATTTGTAAGTGTAATCAGCTCCAACTAAGTGAACTCCGATATCTTTAACATATGGTTTTTGTAATACTGAATTGTAACGTTGATAAATTGGTGCAATACCTGCAGTATCCATCAAGATTTTTTCAGCTTTTAACATTTCATCCCAACGTTTTTCTGGGTCAGAAAGACTTGTTGTTTGGATTTTTTCAAGTAATGCATCGTATTCTGCATTTGAGAAACCTGATTTGTTATTTCCGTTTTCTGTTTGGAATAACTCAAGGAAGTTGATTGGATCGGCGAAATCTGCACCCCAACCTGCTACTTGGATGTCATAGTCTTGTTTGTCATTTAAGTCAAGGCGAACCTTAAATGGAACATTTTTTAATTTGATTTTTAGGTTAGGAAGGTTTGCTTCCATTTGACCTTGCATAAACTCTGAAGATTTTTTCGCATTTTCAGTATCATCTGAAAGAATTTCAAGCTCTAATTTGTCTACGCCAAGTTCTTTCAAACCTTTTTCCCAATACTCTTTTGCTTGTTTTTTATTGTATTCTAGCAAGTTGCCATTTTCTTTACGGAAATCTTTGTCATTCTTAGGATCTTTTGCAAGTCCTTCTGGAACCATTCCGTTAGCTGGAACTGAACCATTTTGTAACACAGTATCCGCATATGCTTTCTTGTCATAAGACATTGCAATCGCTTTACGGATGTTTTCATTTGCTAAAGGTGTTTCTTTATCCGAACGTTTTTGGTTGAATTTAAACCAGAACACAGATGAAGTTGGAAGTTTCTTTAAATCTGCATCATCTTGTCTTTGTTGTGCGTAATCGCCAGACAGAAGCATTCTATCAATAGAATCATTGTCATATAAATTCAATGCAGTTGACGTTTCTTTTACAACGTCGACATTGATTGAATCAAGCTTAACAGCTTTTTTGTCCCAATAAGTGTCATTCTTTTTGTATACCCAGTTTAAACCAGTTCCATCCCATTTTGTTAATGTAAATGGACCATTATAAACAAGATTGTCACTATTTTTAGCATAAGATTCGCCTTTTTCTTTAGCAAACTTCTCGTTTTGTGGGTAATACATTGATAATCCTAACAAGCCTTTGAAGTATGGTACTTCTGAAGCTAGTTTTACTTCTAATGTTTTATCGTCAATTGCCTTAACGCCTAAATCAGTTGCTGGTTTTTCACCTGCAATAATCTCTGTTGCATTTGCAATTACGCCATCCATCATGTAGCTATATGGTGCTGCTGTTGCAGGATCAACAAGACGTTGCCACGCATAAACGAAGTCACCTGAAGTTACAGGATCACCGTTTGACCAGTTTGCATCTTCTCTAATTTTAAAGGTATAAGTTAAGCCGTCTTCACTCACTTTAGGCTCTTCTGCAGCCATTGCTAACTCATTATTATTTTTAAGATCTTGGCGATACAGTCCTTCAAAAACGTTGTTCATTACAACAGAACCAACTGCATCTGTATTCATTACTGTATCCATTGTAGGAATTTCAGCACTTTCAATTAAATTCAAAGTTTGTTTATCAGCCACTTTTGATGACCCTTTATCAGAGGAAGATTTGCTTCCACTATCTGAACTACTTCCACCGCCACAGGCTGCTAAAACTAATGTTGATGTTAAAGCAATTCCTAATAGACCTACTACATTTCTTTTTTTCATATTCATTCCTCCGATTTGTAATACTTTAAATAACAAATTAACTTCTTGTCACTATATTATCATCTTAATTTAATATTATCAACATTTAAATTTAAATTATCTGAATTTTTCGATTCAATGTATGCGTTCACTTCAAGCTTAAAGCTTATAAATGACTTAATTAATAGCGTTTTTCACTTTATTTTAATTTTTTAACTAAAATTAATTTAACCTAACATTTAAAAAAATGAGAATTTGAAGTGACAATTATAACTGAATCAAACTAGAGCCTTTCTCCCTTTTTTAAAGCTTTAACACTGAATCTAGCTACTTTTCATTTGATTTATTTAATAACAAAAATATTATGTCTTTTTATTCTTTTTTACATAAAAAAGGGGGATAGAATTGAAATTTCTACCCTCCTTTTCTATCTTTATAGTTTAGCAGTCATTCGTCTATTAACAATTCGATTGTAAGCTCTGGCAGTAAATAGATAAAAAATAAAGTAAATAAAGATAAAACTTCCACAAATTAGCAGTGTATATATCCAGTTGTTATTTAAGATAATTGACATCATTTTAATTGCAAAATAGGTGTGAATACTCGCAATTACAATTGGTAATAAAAATACAAATGCTGTTTGTTTGTAAATCGATCGTTTAATTTCTTGATACGTAACACCAATTTTTTTCAAAATCAGGTAGTTTTCTATTTCTTCTTCCGCCTCTGCTAATTGCTTTAACATAATGATGCTTCCTGTAGCAATCATAAAAACAAGGCCTAAAAACACGGAAATATACATCATAAAGCCCATTGAAGCGTTTAAGTCCTGTTCCACCCAATATTTGGAACTATATAAAGTTCTTGGTTGTTGATAAATATTATTATCTTTTACTGGTAAAAAGACCATTTTTTCATCATTTAAATTTTTATCCATTTCAGTTGCTAATTTGCCACTCTCTTTATAGTTCTCAATGTTGATACCTGTTTTTTGATAAGTAGTAATCGGTTCTATTACTTGTTTGAAAACGTCATCTTTGATTACTAAAATATCACCACTTGTTGCAAATTGATTGTAAGGAATGTTCCCTCTAATTTCTTGAACTTCTAGTGATTTTCCGAGTTGCTTAATGGCAATCTCGGTTCCTATTGGATCGTTAAACAGTGCTGGAAAATAATCTCTTATTAAATAAACAACACTTTGATTGTTCTTTAATTCAATTGGTTTTCCATAGTTTGATTTTTTTACAGTTTGATTATAATCAGATTCTTTCATTAAATTAAAATATTCTGTCACTTTTTTATGATTTATAAAATGAATATAAGTTCCTTCTATTACCTTATAAGTTGAAGTAACAGAATCTTTAATTGGAAATTCAGGGTATTTCTTTAATGTTTCTTTGAAGGTTTGATTGATTTTAGTATCGCTACTTTCATAATTAAAATCAAAACTAGCCGTTGCTGCAATTTGTCTAATAGAAAATGTATAGACTGCACCCGCTCCACCAACGGCGCTTAAAGTTACTGCACTTAAAATCGCAATGGTTGATAAACTAATCGCATTCTTTTTAAAACGGAAAAGAAGCTCACTTGTTGTAATTAAATTCATTCCTTTATAGTAAGTTCCACGATTTTTTTTGCGTAATCGAATCAAAAAGGCCAAAAAGCTATTAAAAAAAAGATAGGTTCCTAAAATTTCAAAAAACAAAATAATTAATAATAAAGCTAATAACCATTGAACACTCGAATTCTCAGCTAAACCGATAAAATCCCCAATGTTTAAGGCAATGTAATATCCTGCACCCATTAAAAGAATTCCTAATAATCCTAAAAAACTTGAGGAAACAGAATTTTTTGGCAAACGATTGCCTGAACCAGTAGCTTTAAATAAATCAACTAATTTATAGCGGTAAACAAGGGAAGCATTTTGTACGGATAGAAATAGAAAAATGAATAAAAAAACAAGCACTGTTTGATTGACTGCATGGAGCGATAACCTAAAATGTGCTACACCTTGAATGCGCATCGCACTTAAAAGAATCATTGCAAAGAGTTTTGAAAGCAACTGCCCTAGTAAAATTCCAATAAACAAAGCAATCATACCTAAAATTAAATTTTCTAAGAAAAAAAGAATGCCTAGCTCACTTTTTTTCATGCCTAAAATATTGTATAAGCCTATCTCTTTTTTTCTTTTTCGAATAAAAAAAGCATTTGCATAAAACATAAATAGCACAACAAAAGCAAGAATCAAAATACTGGTAGCTTGTAAAGTTGCTGAGATTTTCACACTTTCCTTGGTAATTTTAACCACATCGTCACTAAATGATAGAGAAATAAAGGTAAAATAAACCATAATTGAAAAGGACATAGACAGCATGTACACATAATAATCTCTAAACTGTGTTTTGACATTTTTCATTGCCAGTTTAATATAAGTCATGACTCACTCCTCCACCAATGGTTGCTTGCATGTCTATAATTTTTTGAAAAAATTCTTTTCTTGTTCCATTGCGAATAATTTCTGCAAATAAAACGCCATCTTTGATAAATAAAATTCGGTTGCAATAACTCGCTGAAAAGGCATCGTGGGTGACCATTAAAATTGTCGCATCCTCTTTCAAGTTAATTTCAGCCAAATATTGCAGCAATTCAGTAGCAGATTTTGAGTCTAGCGCTCCTGTTGGTTCGTCGGCAAAGATTAACTGAGGGTTCGTAATCATCGCCCTACCCGCTGAAATTCGTTGCTTTTGTCCAATCGAAATTTCGGAAGGGTATTTTTCCAGAATATCTGAAATCCCTAAAATATTGGCCACTCGAGCCAGTCGCTCTTCCATAAAATCAATTTTTTTGCGATCTAAAGCAAGTGGCAAAAGAATATTTTCCCCTGCATTTAATGAATTCAATAAGTTGAAATCCTGAAAAATAAAGCCTAATTCATGCCTTCTAAAATGACTTAGCTCGTTATCTTTCATTGACGTAATCTCTTTGCCTCCAATCTTTACTTGTCCATTGGTTGGCTTATCTATCGTTGACAAAATATTTAAAAGAGTCGTTTTGCCTGCACCACTTGGACCCATAA
This window encodes:
- a CDS encoding ABC transporter permease, which produces MTYIKLAMKNVKTQFRDYYVYMLSMSFSIMVYFTFISLSFSDDVVKITKESVKISATLQATSILILAFVVLFMFYANAFFIRKRKKEIGLYNILGMKKSELGILFFLENLILGMIALFIGILLGQLLSKLFAMILLSAMRIQGVAHFRLSLHAVNQTVLVFLFIFLFLSVQNASLVYRYKLVDLFKATGSGNRLPKNSVSSSFLGLLGILLMGAGYYIALNIGDFIGLAENSSVQWLLALLLIILFFEILGTYLFFNSFLAFLIRLRKKNRGTYYKGMNLITTSELLFRFKKNAISLSTIAILSAVTLSAVGGAGAVYTFSIRQIAATASFDFNYESSDTKINQTFKETLKKYPEFPIKDSVTSTYKVIEGTYIHFINHKKVTEYFNLMKESDYNQTVKKSNYGKPIELKNNQSVVYLIRDYFPALFNDPIGTEIAIKQLGKSLEVQEIRGNIPYNQFATSGDILVIKDDVFKQVIEPITTYQKTGINIENYKESGKLATEMDKNLNDEKMVFLPVKDNNIYQQPRTLYSSKYWVEQDLNASMGFMMYISVFLGLVFMIATGSIIMLKQLAEAEEEIENYLILKKIGVTYQEIKRSIYKQTAFVFLLPIVIASIHTYFAIKMMSIILNNNWIYTLLICGSFIFIYFIFYLFTARAYNRIVNRRMTAKL
- a CDS encoding M42 family metallopeptidase, which encodes MEEKELQLLKDLTDAKGVPGNEGAVRNVFVNYAEKYADKINFDGLGSVIAKKVGDASGPKILFAGHLDEVGFMVTGITEEGFLKFQTLGGWWSQVMLAQQVEITTGKNKTIHGVIGCKPPHVLTAEVRNKAYEIADMFIDIGATSKEEVLNWGVKPGDMVTPYIEFKRLNDSKFLLAKAWDNRIGLAVTLRILENLKASSHPNIAFGAGNVQEEVGLRGAKTATHMVDPDIAFALDTGTAGDTPGMTSKEADSKLGKGPQIIIYDASMVAHKGLRDFVVGVAEELEIPFQYTVIAGGGTDAGSQHVSKNGIPALAITVATRYLHSHTSVIHEDDYLNTVKLMTEVIKRLDSETVKKIKFGS
- a CDS encoding ABC transporter ATP-binding protein — its product is MRPILEVNQLKKTYGKKGTLYTALENISFEIEKGEFVGIMGPSGAGKTTLLNILSTIDKPTNGQVKIGGKEITSMKDNELSHFRRHELGFIFQDFNLLNSLNAGENILLPLALDRKKIDFMEERLARVANILGISDILEKYPSEISIGQKQRISAGRAMITNPQLIFADEPTGALDSKSATELLQYLAEINLKEDATILMVTHDAFSASYCNRILFIKDGVLFAEIIRNGTRKEFFQKIIDMQATIGGGVSHDLY
- a CDS encoding peptide ABC transporter substrate-binding protein is translated as MKKRNVVGLLGIALTSTLVLAACGGGSSSDSGSKSSSDKGSSKVADKQTLNLIESAEIPTMDTVMNTDAVGSVVMNNVFEGLYRQDLKNNNELAMAAEEPKVSEDGLTYTFKIREDANWSNGDPVTSGDFVYAWQRLVDPATAAPYSYMMDGVIANATEIIAGEKPATDLGVKAIDDKTLEVKLASEVPYFKGLLGLSMYYPQNEKFAKEKGESYAKNSDNLVYNGPFTLTKWDGTGLNWVYKKNDTYWDKKAVKLDSINVDVVKETSTALNLYDNDSIDRMLLSGDYAQQRQDDADLKKLPTSSVFWFKFNQKRSDKETPLANENIRKAIAMSYDKKAYADTVLQNGSVPANGMVPEGLAKDPKNDKDFRKENGNLLEYNKKQAKEYWEKGLKELGVDKLELEILSDDTENAKKSSEFMQGQMEANLPNLKIKLKNVPFKVRLDLNDKQDYDIQVAGWGADFADPINFLELFQTENGNNKSGFSNAEYDALLEKIQTTSLSDPEKRWDEMLKAEKILMDTAGIAPIYQRYNSVLQKPYVKDIGVHLVGADYTYKWAYVESH
- the hemG gene encoding protoporphyrinogen oxidase; amino-acid sequence: MERAKKRIAIIGGGITGLTAAYRIEQEIQKYNLPFELILLEGSTRIGGKIHTIKVKDRYIDTGAESIDVRYPDALNLIKELGIENWLIFSQGNKPDVYFYNQLHCLDYPTYKGIPIRRQDIWKNHILTFHGKVASYKDFFQPKITLEQDVSVSTFLRKRLGEEQVEHVVEPFFSKIYAGDLDEMGIISSNESIYKIHQKYRSLSKGLAKHPELLDGDGNYATFDNGLSVLTENLEERLKCHIQFSKKVFEIKKSVGGTYILDINRKEQMRVGAIIVATTATEYRHLFKNTELTEFFNEIVTASIGFILLSFPKGAIKNQPSGFGFVTPRRDASHITSAVLLDKKWPVLNPTEETLVGVNFGRRGEDSLVSLSNQEVEKYILEDLQKILGIETPPNYHVVSRWPNAIPQYTTQHDERKAKVIQLLEKDFPGIYIGGNGFGGFGINQCVEQANGISESVIAFMKKQNCI
- a CDS encoding MBL fold metallo-hydrolase, with the protein product MKVTVLGFWGGYPFKNEGTSAYLVESEGYHLLVDAGSASLIALEQHIDPLELDAVILSHYHHDHIADIGVLQFLRQLKRKNHGEDRAPILPIYAHTENAQGFSALTLERVSEGIAYEEHHKTYVGPFEITFMRTLHPVPCFAMRIEEVKTGKVLVYTADSGYLADFIPFSKGADVLLADTNFFEGMENHRVHMTSVEVARIAKEAKVSKLVLTHLPQTGDLELLKAEAINHVENTEVLLAKKDLIIEL
- a CDS encoding DUF975 family protein, with the translated sequence MTSADFRKAARTTLKGQWGTFALLTLLSGLINYFITAILGALFHDNSTIIWLSGIFLTFAFSYGLYIAALRTVRGEKAEVSMLFNVFSEGRYVPMLLINIVSKVVSFIISFIIFIPAISVVGIGAVIALVFTSGTGVSMSQDAVATGGIGALLGLTTILTLIALGFSLIIGAYFQIAVQARYDFPQLGFGDLFKYVNQLLKGKIWSLFVLQLSFIGWYLISMVGLFIPLLWVFPYNQVAITEFYVVAKSELNK
- a CDS encoding peptide ABC transporter substrate-binding protein, coding for MKKGKVMGILGVALASTVILAACGGGSSDKSDNASNDSGKMAKKQELNLIETAEIPTMDSVMNTDAVGSTVMNNVFEGLYRKDLKNNIVLGMAKEEPQISEDGLTYTFKIRDDANWSNGDPVTANDFVFAWRRVVDPNTAAQFSYMMSGIVENATEITKGEKPATDLGVKALDDKTFEVKLAAEVPYFKDLLCLTMFMPQNEKYVTEQGDSFAKNSEKLVYNGPFQLTEWDGTGLSWVYKKNDTYWDKKEVKLDTIKVDVVKEMSTALNLYDSDDIDMMKLTGEYVQTKEGDPDLKNIPTSSVFYFKYNQKRNGSDTPLANENIRKAISMAFDKQSYSDTILKNGSIPADGFVPEGLAKDPKNGKDFRKENGNILKYNKKEAAAAWKKGLKELGVDKVELELLSDDTENAKRSLEFMQGQLEENLPGLTVKLKNVPFKVRIDLNNKMDYDIQVAGWSADFSDPVSFLDLFTTDNSNNRSNFSNAKYDELLENVKTTSLSDPEKRWDEMREAEKELLKTAGIGPIYQRYNAVLEKPFVKDVGMQLVGPEYSYKWAYVTSH